A segment of the Triticum urartu cultivar G1812 chromosome 1, Tu2.1, whole genome shotgun sequence genome:
tccatcttctcttataaagcaccaactaaggggcactatgatcgtacttgagtattggtGTAGCTAATATACGAGtatgtttcatgaatggatcaatgattgagcataatgggctagggataacttgctttagtgttgatattttgaaagacatggttgcttgttgatatgcttgagtattgaaatcttcatgtcaaaactagactattgctttgaatcatctAGAAGTCCAAATTTCCATGATACAAAAGAAAataatatgtgatgaacatgatAGGCAACATTtcacatcaaaaaatctgtttttatcatttacctactcgaggacgagcaggaattaagcttggggatgctaatacgtctccaacatatctataattttttattgttccatgctattatattatcattcttggatgttttacaatcattttatagcaactttatatcatcttttgggactaacctattgacatagtgcccagtgccagttgctattttttgcttgtttttttacttcgcggaaaatcaataccaaacggagtccaaatgcggcgaaactttttggtgattttttctagaccataagacacatgttgggccaaggaagcaccagaggggggctcCAAGGGGAGGACAAGCCACCTGGGTGCACCTgggggcccaggcacgccctggtgggttgtgcccacctcgaccGCCTCACGCACCGCATCTTTGCTcaccccaatattccaaaaaccctaaggaagtcgaggaaacacaattccagccgtcGCAAGTTAcagaaaccacagatccaatctagacaccatcacggaggggttcatcatcctcattggtgcctctccgataatgcgtgagtagttcattgtagacctacgggtctgtagttagtagctagatggcttcctctctctctctcttttgattctcaatacaatggtctcttggagatctatttgatgtacttttttgtggtgtgtttgttgagatccgatgaactttgagtttatgatcagatctattttatccatgaaagttatttgagttttgatctcttatatgcatgattgcttatagcctcgtatttcttctttgaatctttggtttagttaggccgactagatcggtttttcctgccatgggaagaggtgctttgtgatgggttcgatcttacggtgctcaatcccagtgacagaaggggaaatgacacgtatgcattgatgctattaaggataacaagatggggtctattcctacatgaatagatcttgtctacatcatgtcatcgttcttattgcattacttcatttctccatgaacttaatacactagatgcatgctggatagcggtcgatgtgtggagtaatagtagtagatgcaggcaggagtcagtctactaatcttggacgtgatgcctatgtaatgatcattgcctggatatcgtcataattatttgaagttctatcaatttcccaacagtaatttgtttacctgTCGTATGCTATttctcttgagagaagccactagtgaaatctacggcccccagATCTCTTGTTTATCATATTTGCCTTcaagatctatttttatttgcttttattttcatatctattaatccaaaaaacccaaaaataccttgcttcaatttattgttatttattttatctcacgttcccgcgagatctatttatccaatctactataattttatctatctttttacccgggagggattgacaacccctcttttacgtcgggttgcaagtatttgttctttgtgtgtagGTACCGTTTATAtatgttgcgtggttctcctactggtttgataaccttggtctcatcactgagggaaatacctaccatagttgtgttgcatcatcccttcctctttgggaaataccgatgtagttcaagccgcatctgTGATGTCACAAGGGCACAATACTCCTAGCCAAGATGAAGTCCAGAACCCCGTTGTCCTTCCATTTCCCACGGTGACCATGGTGGCTCCCACAAAGAAATGGCGGTCGTCTTCCGTGCACAACACTCCCATGCCAATCCATGGTTTGCTCTTATCTTTCCACTCAAACCATAACCATCGAAGTCTTAGGGCCTTAGAAAATTTGTTCGCACCCCCAAGCCACCCTTGTTCTTGGGTTTGCAAATGAGGTCCCAGTTTACCTTGCATTTCCCACCAGAAACCTAGTCCGTGCCCGCCCAAAGATATGCACAGCGGATCCTATCAATTTTCTGAAGGACCTCCACCGGGATGTCAAGAGGAGTGAGATGATATATTGCGATGGCCGTTAGGACAGCCTTGACAAGAATCATTCGGCCTGCAGCAGCCACATGCCTTCCTTGCCAAGGGGGTAGCTTGCCTGCCATCTTATCCTCAAGATGCTAGAAATGGATTCTCTTGCGACGCTTAACAGACAGAGGAGGGCTAATATAACGCATCAAAAATGATGAACAGACTGCCAAAAAAGCATGAAGAACGTTGTCCAGATTGATACCATCACATCAAATAGGAGCAACAAGACTTTTAGCACAGTTGTTGACAAGACCGGCCCATCTGCAAATGAAGCCAGTGTGGCAGCCAGGAATTGTACATCCTCCTTAATTGGTTTGACAAAGATGGCAGCATCATCGGCGTAAAGCGAAGCTCGAACGGTTGGAGTTGTACCACACAGAGGGTGGAGATGCCCTTGGGTAGTGGCCTTGCTGAGGAGATGATGGAGTGGATCGATGGCGAGGATGAAAAGAAGGGGGACAGCGGGTCGCTCTGTCAAAGGCCACGTCCATGCTTCAGTGGATCTCTCAACACCCCATTGATCAACACTCTCGAGGTGGCGGTGGACAGCAAAGCCGCAACCCAATCCAGGAATCTGACTGGGAAGCGAAGATGTTGGAGAACACCCATGAGAAAGTCCCAGTGCACAGAGTCAAACGCTTTCTTGATATCAAGCTTGAATAGAAGAGTCAGGTTGTTTTTTCGATGCAATTTTCTCGCCAAGTTTCTGACATACATGAAGTTGTCATGGATACTTCTCTTTTTGATGAAGGCGCTCTGGGCATTTGAGACAAGATTGTGCATATGGGGTGCCATCCGGGTAGCCATCATCTTGGCAATTATCTTCGCAATAGCATGGATGAGGCTAATGGGGCGAAAGTCCGAGATGGATTCAGTCCCATCCTTCTTTGGAATGAGAGCAATTTTTGCCGAGTTGAGCTAGTGTAAATTCTCAGAGTGTAagttggagaagtggttgaccaTGAGCATGATGTCACCTTTTATGATTTCCCAACATTCCTTGAAGAAGGCCCTAGAAAAGCTATCGGGCCCAGGAGCTTTATCACCGGGGAGATCAAAAATTGCCTTTTCCACCTCGTCCTCCGTGAAGGCCGCTCCAAGGTCCCTGAGGTCGCACTCAGAGACTGGGATATTGCCCCAATTGAAGTCGGTGTGACACAGCAGACGGTAACCCATCTATTGTTGTGTTTGAGGCGGTGGATGAAGTTCTTCCTTCTTCTGTGATTGACCCGAAGGTGGAAAAAACGAGTGATGGCGCCTCCATCTTTTAGGTTGGTAATTCGTGAGCTTTGTCGCTTCCGTCCACACTCCATAATGGCCAGGGCCACCACTTCCCGTTTGAGGTGTTTCCGTAGATCTCGCTCATGAGTGCTGAGGGGCCAAAGCTCTTGAGCCACATCCAAACGAAGAATGACTTCCAGAGCCATGTGGATTTGCACCTTAGAGTGCGCGAAGATCGTCTTGCTCCATCTCCTCAATTTTTGACTAGTTTCTTTTAACTTGTGAAAAAGGATGTGGTAAGGATCAGTGTGATTAATATCCTTATTCCAAGCTTCTTGGATAACCTCTTTGAGCCCAGGCATTTTGATCCAAAAGTTTTCAAAGCAAAAGGACTTTGACCTCTTCGGGTCGTTGTCATTTACGAGGGGTAGTGATCGGACAGTGATGACGAGAGCGCGAGGAGAAGGTGAGTGCCAaaatcgaggtcccaatcttcaatGCAAAAGAAAAAGTCGAGCTTGCTTTAAGGTTGGGTCGGTCCGCTCATTACTCCAAGTGAATTTTCTGTTTTGCAAATGAATCTCTTTGAGTTCACAAGTATTCAGTGCATTACGGAAGTGGACAAGTCGGCTCCAGTCGATGTTTGCTCTATTCTTGTCTCTGGCATGGTATATTTGATTAAAGTCACTAGTGACTAGCCACTTTGTGCCATGGGGAGGTTTCTCGCCAACCAACTCCTGGAAGAAAGCATCCTTCAGGTTGCTTCTCGTTGGTCCATAAACCGTTGTTAGCTTAAAGGTTCAATTGGATGCATTGATCATGACATTGCAGGAGAGGAAGAAGGCTCTGATGCAAGCATCCTTCACGTCCACAGTATCGTCATCCCAGAGAAGCAAGATGCCACCCCGTGTCCCATTAGCAGGGCGATGGGCAAAACTCTTCAATCTTTGACCTCCCAGGTATGAAGCGATGAAAGGGTCGACGAGCTCAAGCTTGGTCTCCTGCAGGCAGACCAAGCGACATGGAGTGTTGATGATTGTTTACTGGATTGTTGCTCGATGATCGGGACAATTTAAGCCTCGGACATTCCATCTTAGGGTACTAAGATTTTGATCCATCATGGGAAACTTTGGGTACAGCAGAAGTTAAGTAGCAGTTGATAGCAACAAAGAAAACATCAACCTGACATTTAACATTCATATCACACATGGTGGAGCGAGATGAACCTAACAGAGCTAGCACAAAAGCCTCGCCAGGGCAGCAGATAGCAGACGCCGATGTCGACGATTGCAAACAGGCGCGCACACACATAAGCAGAGGGGTTGAAGCTATCATGTAAACTAGAGCACATCTTCTACAGGAGCTACAAACACTCCAGTCACTCCGCCGCGTCGCACGCGTCCCCCGCCGCTGCCTGCAGCTCCGGTCCCGCCTCACCACCTGTGCCACCAGGGCATCCTCAAAGGCTTGCACCAAGTCGCAGTCGAGATTGAACAGCGCCCGGAGAGCCGCCATAGTGATGTCAGGGAGATGCCCTTGGAACATAGCCACAAATTTGTCAATGGCTTCCTCTGTGACTTGCTAGCCTTCATCCACAATGCCCATGCGCTGGCATAACAGTCTCTCTGCCATCTTCGAAACCATCATCTTTCTCCTCATGGCTTGGAGACACGGGCTAGAGCAGGCAAGGTTGAAGCCAACCACCCCAGCCGGCGTCTTTCTTCTTCTAGTTGGTGGTCTTGGCCTTGGGGAGGGTGAGCTTGGTGCGGCGAGCAAGGGTGGCTGGCAGGCCACAAATAGGGGAGAGTGAGGCGGGTCCCCAAACTGCCAGCAACCGGGCTGGCTGCAGGGACAAAGACTGGGGTGACTGTCTCAGCTTTAGAGGAAGGAGATGGAGCAACAGCTATGTTGTCTTGCACTGCAGGAGAGGACGGGATGATCTCGATGACTTCTAGGGTCGTGGTATGGGGAGGTGTTGATGCTTGTGGAGCCAAAGCAGGGCACACGGCTGCCTGTCGTTGCTTGGACCCAAAGAAGGGAGCGATCCATCACAACCAAGAGCCCTCGCCAGGCACGGAGGTGAGCTGAATCACATCACAGGAGGTCGATCACAGCGAGGAAGGAGGCAAGCGGCCAGGAGTGTCTTCGCTGACCGGGCTAGCAGCACCTCCAGAGCGCCCAGAGCGTGCCGGGCAGTCAGCAGGGCAGCGACGGTACCAGAGGCTGGGATGACAGCACATTTCGGGAGGCGATGGACCAGCTTGCTGTCGATGGAGCGTGCGTCAGGGGCATCATGGCGGCGGCGACCATCGCGGCCACGGTCGTCTCGGCGGTCTTCTCTGCCGTCTCGGCGCCCCTCATCATCACGGTGCTTCGGGGAGCGAGACCTGCTCCGGAAAAAGTGCTCCCTCCAAGAGGAAGGCCGCTCGTCGCGTCCACGGCAGCcacggccgcggtcgtcgtcccGTTTGTCCCGGTTGTGGTTGCTATCCCTGTCCTGGTCGCGGTCGTGGTCGTTGTGGCGCCTCCTAGCCACCTCCGCTCTGTCCCGCATCCTGGACTCGCCGTCGATGACCCCGTAGCGGAAGGTGAACGGATGCGAGGAGCGAGGCCGTCGAGGGATGTCGCCGTTGGCGTCGAGGGTGAAATCCTCAACCAGGTTGAGGTGAACCAGGACACGCCCCTTGAGTCCATGCCGGCCAACAAAAGCGCTTGGGCCGTTGTTGTAGCCCGCCGGCTGGTTGCCGGCGACCGTCAGCCGGAGAACCTTGGGAATGGCGGAGGGGTTGGCTGACCATGCCCAGAGGTCGAGGAAGGAGGAGTCTTCTCTCTTGACAGTGGTGACGTCGAAGTGGTGTAGGAAAGTGTCGGGGCCCAGCACTTGCGTTGCCACCTCGTCGTACCGCGTGTTGAGCGGCAGATTCTCGATGCACACGTGAACATGGTAGTACGCCTCCACCAGATCAGTGTGTGCCTCCGGCCTCCATTTGGCGGTGTGGAAGTCCAGCCCACCGTGGCTGAAGCGGCCCGACGCGGGGACCAGGTCGCGGTGGTGCTGGTAGAAGAGGACGAAGAAATCCTCCGAGTAGTGAGGCACCACCTTGATGTAGCTGCGGTCGATGACGAAGTTGGTGGCGATTGCGTTCCTAACCTCCGCGGCGTTGATGTGTGGGTGGTTCCCTCCAATCCAAGCCAGCGCGCCCATGGTGGAGAGGGTGGCGGCGCTGTCCTCCGTGGCCGGGGTGGAGGTGATGACCACATGGCCCTCCTCAGGCCGCAGCGATGGGTCTCCAACAAGCGGCATCACGACAGGCGGCGAGGCTTGGGTCGTTGAAGCGGGCGACGCAGCTGATGAGGGCGAGGCGCCGCACGAGACCTAGGGCGAGGAGACAGGCGAGGCGCTGCAGTCACGGGTGCGGTGACCATGCTGCTTGCACACCCGACACCTAAATAGATTTCGGCAGTCGATCTTGCAGTGGCCGATGTCGAGGCGTCGATGGCAGGTGCGGAAGCGGTGGTGAACGAAACGTCTTCCTGGTGGAGGGGAATAAGAAGCAGAGGCCCTTCTGTACAGTTTATGTGATTTTGGACTATGAAATGCTTGTGATGTTCCCAAGATTTGATGTATTTCCATGGAACCAGCTAAAGATGTGTCCATCgatcatcactagagttgtctgTGAAGTTGTTTTTATGATACAATTACATGAACATGAGTCATAAACCTTGAGGTGTCCAACTGATTAATGGAAAATTCGGCACGAAAAGCAGCGGGTCTGATGATGATACCATATGGTAGTATGACCCATATTGAATTTTTGCTAAGTACGTACTAAACAGTTTGCAGTCTGTTGAAATTGGAACATTCCAAGTGACAACTCTCTCCTCGGACTGAAACATATTACTGTGTTGTTGCGAACCCAATAGACAGCAAACTTTCACGTCCATCAAAGCAAAGCAAAATAAGCTATAAAACACAAATGGCAAATTTATTAATGTCATTACCAGTTGGTACTGTTTGTTCTTGAGTAAACCCTTTTACTGCTAAAGTAAATCCCTGTAACCATAAAGGTAAACGGCAGAGAAAACAGATATCAGATGTTGTTCAACATTGAACCAAAATAAGATAAATCTATCGCCGCTAAACTTTCACTGCCATCTCTCTGATCTCTATCTCTCTTTGTCTTTCTTCACTTCTCTCTTGTGGCAGGTGGTACTGTTGCACTACTGACTATGGCACGTGGGTCACCACCACTAAGAGGAGAAGGCTGAAAGAATGTTCTTCTTGATGGTGAATTCATCGGCTTTGGAAGGACTGATCGACTGTCATGTTATGAAACAGGAAATTAGGTCATAAATATGGAGATTAAGTAATAATAATGTGATAAGAATCAACTTTCTTGTTGCCCACCTTCTCCAACAAGCGATGAAGCCTCTCAGTTTCCTTCTTGGTATAGTCAGAGCCCTTCTGCAATATCTTCTTTGCAACATTCACATAGATCTTTCCGTGCCTGGTTTATAGAAGAAAAATGTAGAGGCCATCAATGGCATTGCTGCTACTAACATTAAAATAAAATCTGGGAACAATTTGATAACTTGCAAACACAGTGGAGGAGGTAGAAGTTAGTACTTGACAGCAGGACCACTGAGCTTCGCAGCCTCCTCTTCAATTTTAGAGAGGATTTCCTTCCGCTTGTCATCAGCAGCACTGTGGAATTCCTTGACAAGAGCATCCAAACTTGCCACAAGCCCAGCCTACAGAAATTGCAACGGATAGGCTTTATCAGATTATTACATTTTCACCCAGCTTACTTCCATAGTGTGCTCTCATGTGTGACCAACCTCTGAAGTAAGCTGACCCTTCGAATCACGGCTAGTTCCACTTTTCTCATTAATGAACTTAACAAAGTCATCCAACTCCCGACCGCTCTCATACTCTTCACCAGCTTTGTTACCCTTCGGGAAGAACTTCAATGTGGGAAAACCAGAAACTCCATACCTGAAAGTAATATACACGATTAAAATTCCTCTTTCATTATGTGGTTAAATATCATGCATAACCAAAACTGGTAGGCAAGTCAGATAATAAATGTGTTAGATTTAACAGGTCTTCCATTTGGGTTCATTCAGGAAAACTTCACAAAATTACATTTAAAAAAAGGGAGAGCAGTTTATAAAAGTCACTAGAACAGAGAATTCAGAGTGCATACTTCTCAGCCAAGCTTGTGTATTTGTCAGCATCAAGATTAGCAATCACGACACCCTCATCTTGCTTGAAAACAGAGGCCACCTTCTCATATATCTAAGAAATTACAGACTTGAGTTAGAAAGCTGAAAAATGAAGATGCATGACAGTTCTTGTATGAGAAAACTATGTTATTAAGGAAATTGCCAAGTTAGTGAGATCTACAACTAACCGGAGCAAGACTCTTGCAGTGACCACACCTGTCAAGCAAAAATGGCACTTGATGAAATTATGTCCATTAAAGCGGTGCAATGAAGTAGATTTTGGTGCATGTCAAGCTGATCATAATAATCATAATAACTTACCATGGGGCATAGAACTCAACAAGGACATCTTTGGTTTCATCAAGGACAACTGAGTCAAAGGTTTCCTCGGTCAGAACCACAACACTTGAAGGAACTGCTGCTATCTTCACATTGGTTGCTGAAAGACAGATGTAAGAGATTAAAGGACCACCATGAAGTTATAAGGCTAGTAACAATCAACAGGACTAGAACAAAAATGAGAGACACCAACATATACATATATAAATATAATGATGCTACACAAGTAACTCCAGCAGCCTTTCCAGTATTAACTGTTAAGTGTATAACTGAAGATGAATGATACCAATAGCACATGCACAAGTGACAAGGGGGTCAAAGGAAGTGCCACCACATTGCTTAAGTGCTAATAATTGTCTAATTTCTACTTCAGTGTGATGCTTATCTTCCAACTTAGTTTTCCTGTGGTTTGAACTTAAATGTTCTACATAATCCATTAAATGGTCATAGAGAACCCGACTGACTTGAAACCCACCAAGACAGCATGGCTGGAAAATGTACTACACCACAAGTTGGAGTTTACCTGCTTCAGAGTTAACATATTCTGTAAGGGCTTCAGCAGTGCGTTGACCCTCATACCTAAACAATGAGTTCAACATTAACTTTTCAGATTTTATTTCATAACAAGAAGTGAATTGATCAAAAACAAAGTGTGCATTCTCACTTCTTGGGCTCCAAGGAACCTTTGGGAAACCACTGGATTGTGGGGTAGCCAGAAACTCCATACTTGCTGCACACACTCTTGTGCTCATCGCAGTCAACCTGGATAGAGGGAAACTTAGTAAATATGCCATAACAAATACTATGCAATTTAGAGGCCAATAACAGTATATGTTATACAGCTGTTGGCAAAAAAAATGTTATAGCATTAATTTACAAAACACTTTCAAAAGCACGAGATTTACCTTGGCAATCAAGACTGATTTAGCCTTTTTAAAACTTGCAGCAAGCTTCTCATATTCTGGAGCAAGCTTCTTGCAGTGGCCACACCTATAAAACAGAAAACAATCATCAAATAATTAACCAAATAGTAGAAAAGTACAGTCATCTAAGGAAGAAATAGTTTTTACAAACAAGATAATAAATATGAGACTAACAGAAATAGTTGACATGATTTTAAATGCAATTGCCTCCGATCAATTAGGATTGGTTCGTATATTGATAATATTACCTACCACAACTATGAATAATTTACATGGATCACTTGGTATGTTTTGCAACATCAATTAATAGCTTGGTGAAAGCTTTTCCTCGTTACAATAGATTATTGTTTTCATACTTGCAATGAATTATTACTGTTGATTTTGATGTACCAAACAAGTCACCCATAAGCCTGAGCTGGTATTGAAAGGTGGGTTTTGAGCCCAACAGCTCCTGGTTTTGATAATTTATTCAGTTCGATGCACCAACTGATTCACCGACAAGCCTATGGTATAAGGTAGAAAATATAGTTCAACACTTACTGGAACAACCCAAGTAGTAAAACACTGAAGTACATCCTGACACACAAAGCCAATAAGCATTCTACCATTGAATATGATCCAGAAAAACCCACCAGATATCTAACAACATCAAAGATGACCCTTAAAGTGGACGCTTTACTCGCTATGACTATGCACATGTAAGCCAAAGATACATTAAATTCACCACAAAATAAGATTTGATCGGAACCTCCTACCGGTAGACCATTTCTACTCTCGTGCCCAGATTTTTTTCAAACAAATCTGAGATCCAAAGACTGGGATCAGAATTGCAGCAAAATTCTGACAGGCTAATACCAATTCCAATTCTGGTGCACGTCAAAAGGAGATCAAAACAGTTCCGTCTGCCAGCGTGAACAAGGCAGATCGTTTGTTTTAGCTAAAGATCCCGATATTTTCCCACCTCAACTGGAGTTCGGTCCAATAGCATCTAGACTGCTCTACACCGAGCTACAATTTCGCTACGATCCGTTCCCAGCGGCAACCCGGGCACGATCCCATCAGAGATCCGAGCTCGGCGACCAGTGGAGTAAGCAAA
Coding sequences within it:
- the LOC125550748 gene encoding protein disulfide isomerase-like 2-1 — its product is MATPQIYRKTLLPVLLLLAAAALYPAAADGDEVLALTESTFEKEVGQDRGALVEFYAPWCGHCKKLAPEYEKLAASFKKAKSVLIAKVDCDEHKSVCSKYGVSGYPTIQWFPKGSLEPKKYEGQRTAEALTEYVNSEAATNVKIAAVPSSVVVLTEETFDSVVLDETKDVLVEFYAPWCGHCKSLAPIYEKVASVFKQDEGVVIANLDADKYTSLAEKYGVSGFPTLKFFPKGNKAGEEYESGRELDDFVKFINEKSGTSRDSKGQLTSEAGLVASLDALVKEFHSAADDKRKEILSKIEEEAAKLSGPAVKHGKIYVNVAKKILQKGSDYTKKETERLHRLLEKSISPSKADEFTIKKNILSAFSS